Below is a genomic region from Spiroplasma endosymbiont of Dioctria linearis.
CACGATAAGTAAATTAATTAGTTCATTGTTACCAGTTGGAGAAAGTGGATCATCATTACCAATTAGTGGATCAGGAACTGGTTATGAAATTTTAAAAACACTATCTGGATTAGTTTTATATCTTATAATGTGTATTTGAATCTTTGTAATAATAAATTTAATTGGTCTTATTTTATATAGAACATTTAAAAGAAAAATTAGTAAAATCAAAGTTATTAGAAAAGTTGATACATTACTTGGAGCATTTAATGGTCTTGCTATTGGTATGACTTTATCAATGGGAGTAAGTCTTGTTGTTAGTTTTCCTTTATTTCAAACCGAAAATCAAAAACTTGGCTTAACAGATTTTTCAAATATGACAGAAGAGCAAATAAGAGATGTTTTTTTAAATGGTAATGCCTATAAAAAATACTCTATATCACGTAAAGTTGCCTCACCATTACCATCAATACCTTTATTTAGTTTTACTTATACAAATGCTTGTGTAAGTAAATATGTAATAAGTCCGTTATCTGTTATGGGAATGCAATTAATTACAAATCAATCAATGCCTAAATTAAAAAACTTTTTTTTAGTATATGAAGATGTTATGGCAGAAGGGTATGCAACAACTAATCCACTTAAATTTCCAATTTCTGCATGTATTGAAACAATGCCACAAGATACACGTGCATTATTTAGATTAACTTCAGAAATGATGTTGATGGGTTCAACAATATTTGTCAATGGTTTAGAAAGTCCAAAAGCAACAATTACAAGTGTTGAATTAATTAATGCCTTTGATAATTATTATTTATCATCTGGTAAAGAGGAAAGTAAAATACATGATGGTTGACTAGATTCTAATGAATTGGAAAAATTTTATAAATGAGCTCAAGAAAAAACAAATAACGAGGGTATTGAAGCAAATCCATTTATTAAGCTCGCAGATAATTTGGATAAAATAACTAGTTCAGAGTCAACTGCAAAACAAAGATATCTATCAAAAATATTAAGGGATGCAAAGATGACTTATAATTTCTTTAAAAGTATTAATTATGTAAATGCTACTACTAGAAATAATTTAGACTCAGTACCATTTTTATCAACTATATATACAGCAACTTATCTAATTGAAGGATTTGAAATTACCCCTTCTGGGGAAATGAAATTAGGAGAATTTTATGACTCAAAAAGTTCTAAGGATGGGGTTAAAGCTTCAAATAATGATATTGAAAAAATAGAGCATGATCAAGAATTTTGAAGAAATAAAGATAATAAGGGTTATAGTGGAAGTTATTGAATAGAACATTACTTTGATTTTGCAAAAGGATACTGAAATTAATTATGGCAAAAATTGGTATTGATATTGTTGAAAATGAAAGAATAAGTTTAAATGAAAGTTTTTTAAAAAAATTCTTACACATTGATGAAATTAGTTTGCTTAATAATTTAGAAAGCAATGATGCCAAACTGCAATTTGCATCAGGAAGATGAGCTGCTAAAGAAGCTTTGATTAAATGTTTAGAAAAGCCTCTAAAAATTAGTGAAATAAATATTATTTATAATAAAAATAAACCCATTATAGAAAATAAAGAATTTAAAAATATTGAATTATCTATTAGTCATGAAAAGAAATATTCAGTTGCAGTAGCTTTAAATTTATAAAAAAAATTTTGAAATAATTCAGAATTATAATTATATTTATGAAAAATTTATTAGTAGGTTATAATAAATTTTTTTGTTTTTCTGAAAATTAAAATAAAGAGTTATAGTTTCTATAACTATTTTCAGTGTTAATGCCTCACGGAACCTTTAACTAATTAATATAAAAAGTTGCTTTTTTTATTTATGTATGTAAAATATTTTTATATTGTAAAAAGTTTTTAGGAGAGAAATAAAATATGAAAAAATTATTAAGCTTATTAGGAGGTGTTAGTTTAATTGCAACATCAGCAATAACAGTAGCTGCTTGTGGAGAAACAACTCCACCAATAATTGTAGAAGATATTAGTGGGGTTATCAATGACTTAAAAGTTGAAACAAATGAAATCTTTAAAAAACACTTAGAAACTAATGTTTATAAAAATTTAATTGGTTTAGAAGAAACTGAAAAAGGTAATGGAAATTGAATGTGAAATGATAGGAATTTTATTTGAATTACAGATAACCATGGAATTAGTCCTAAATGAAATAAAACAAATTACAATATAAATAATAGTATTATTCTTTTTGACTTAGATTATATTAATTTATATATTGATTTAGCTCAAATTACTATGGGTACAAAAACATTGGATGAAAAACACTTTATTAAGTTTTCAAAATAAGGATTTACTAAAAAAATGAAAAAAATGAAAAAAATTATTCCGGGCTTATGAATAATAAAATACAGTTTTAAATCAATTATAAAAGAAAGATCTTTTATAATATTTAATGCACTTTACTTATTATTCTCATTATTTATTGCCTTTTACTCAGTAATTCAAAAAAATAATAGTAATTTTTTATTAGTTTTTGATTATTATGTTTTATTAACTATTTTTATAATTCTCTTTATTTTATGTTTAAGATTAACGCAATATTTTTATATGGTCAAAAGAGAAGATAAAACCTTAAATATAATAGTTACCCAGCAATTATCAAGAAGTAAATTATTTACTCATCAATTTATTGCATTTATTTTACTAATGTTAGTTAATTTATTAATAACTTATTTATTAATAAATTTTATTAATATGATTTTCTTAAGGAAACTCAATATGTTTTTATTAAGAATTACAACAACTTACTTAATTTATTCATTTTTAAGTTGCTTATTTCTAATTAATTTCTTTCTGTTAATATCATTATTTGCCAATATTCAAGTTTCAACAATTATAGCAACTTTAATATTATCAAGCTCTTTCATAAGTAATTTACCTTATACATTTTTAACTCAAGGTGAAGAAAATAAAAGCATAACGTTTTCTTATAAAAACTCAAATACAATTATGCAAGTTAATGAAATATATGATTCATACAATCTTAAAAATCATGTCTTGAATAAAAAAATTAAGTACTCTAATTTAAGTTATGAAATCTATAATTATTTTATAGAAAATCAATTTGAAACTGATCCTAACTCAATTGAAAATAATTTTAATAATACAGAAAGTGTTCAAAAAAGATTAGATTTTTGATTGGACTTGGGAATTGTTGAAGAGAGTCCTCAAATTTTTGAACTAAGTGAACCAACAAAAATAATGTCTGCAAATAATAATTCAGAATTAGGAAATTGAAAAGGTGATGAAATTAACTTAAGATTTGAATTAAAATACAAATTTTTATCAGTTGAGGAATTAGAACAAAAATTAAACTTAAATTTATTTAGTCAAAGTGATCAAAAAATTATTAAAGAGTTTATTGAATTTACAAATTATATAGTGAAGTTTTCCAAAAATTTTCAAGAAAACTTTGCAAGTCTGTTTGACTCATTTATATTTTTAAATGATGAAAGAAACATTGAAAAAAATTATATAAAAAATTTAACATCTCCTGAAAAGGAAAATATACTATTAAATGATAAAAATATAGTTGAAATATATCAAAGCTTTTATTCTTCTTCGGGTAATAAATTAAGATTAGAAAGAGATAAAGTTAGTAGTTTAATAGAAGAGCAATTATTTTTTCCTACAATGATAAGTATGAGAATATTAGAAAATTACTTTATACGTTACACAAATAATATGATTATTTTTGATAATAGTACTGTAATTAAAAATGAAAATTGAGATAAATATATTAAATCTAGAAATGTATACAAGGGTTTCTTTCAACTTAACTTTGTTTCAAATATGTTACAAAGCTATACATATTATGGTGGAAGAAGTTATCAAGATATTTGATTTGAACCTGAAAGTTCAAGCAAAATATTCTTTAATAAACAAGATAATTTATTTATCTCTCAGCCTTCATATACATTTAAAACGGACTCAGAGAATAAACTCAACTCAAAAACTTATAATAATTTTATACCACCATACTTTTATATAATTCTTCAAGGGTTTATAAGTGTTATTAATTATTATATTGCAAAAAATAAATTTAGAAAGTTAGATTTAACAGGTTAAAAAATATGGAAGATATTATAAAATTTGAAAATTATACAAAGAAATTTAAAAAGAAAGTCATAGGACCTTTAAACTGTACTATTAAAAAACAAAGAATTACAGCCTTACTTGGTAGTAGTGGAAGTGGCAAGACTGTTATTTTAAATTCCTTATTAGGAATAATAAAAGACTTTAAAGGCAATATTGAAATTGACAATATATCTAGAAAAGCTTGAAAATATTATTTAGTTAATTTGAAAATCGGTTATTATACTCAAATGGATTTTTCTCTTTATACAGTAAGTGCATATAAGTTTTTATTAGATATTTGTATTATGATGGGTTTAGCAAAAAAAATATCAAAAGAAAAAATTGAACATTGAATGAAATATTTTGATATTTGAGAATCAAGAGAAAAATCAATTAGAAGTTTTTCATGAGGTATGAAAAATAGAATGAATCTAATCTTGTGTTTTATTAAAGATCCAGAAATTATTATTTTAGATGAACCAGGTGCTAACTTAGATTCGTATTGAAGAAATAAAATTAAAATATTATTGATGGATGCAAAAAAAGATGGAAAAACAGTAGTAATCACTGTTCATAACATTGATGAAATTGCTGATATTATTGATGATTTTATAATTATTGATAATGGAGAAAATATTTTTAATGGATCTGCTGAAGACTTAAATGTTTATTCTAAGTATAAAATTTTTATTAACGAGTATTTTAAAGAAGCAGACTTTAGAGATTTTTTAACAAATTTAAATATAAAGACATTTAAGTATGACCCTGATGAAAATTCATTGGTTGTAGCAATTGAAAATTTTAAACAAATAAACTATTTATTTTTATACTTAATAAAAAATAATCTTCCTTTAAAGAATTTGGTTAAGTTGCCAGTTAACATGGAATCAATATATAAGGCTTTAGAAAATAAAAATAGCATTGTATAAAGATTTAAAATTAAATAATTTAACTTAATTCTATAATAAAAGTGTTATTACGAAATTTATAAGCTTTTGCTATTAATTTAAAAAATATAATTTACTTTAGTAAAACTATTTTTTGATAATTTAAAAGCAGTTAAGAAGGGAATGCCAATAAATTGAAAATCAAATCTGTACCACTACATGTAATGTTTAAAATGAATTGAAAATTATTATTTATTGATAAAGCAATATTAATACTATCAATATTTTCTATTGTTATGGGTTTACTTGTAAATGCAATTTTTATTATTATGAAACAAAATTCAGACTTTGTAATTTTTTATAATTTCTATTTTCTATTTTTTACTGGAGCATTTTGAATAATTATTATAATGAGATTGGTATTTTTGTTCTTATATTCCAAAATTGATGATAAGACAATTTATATTATATCCGTCCATCAAATTTCTAGAAAAAAAATATTTACTTCTCAGTGACTTGCAATGATATTTTTTCTATTGTTATTAAGCATGATTAATTTCTTTACCATTAATATTATTTCTTTACTAATAAATTTAAATTTTAATAAGTTGGTTTTTAAAGTTACTCTTGTTCATTTCATATACTCAATATTTATTTCAATTTGCTTAATTAACTTTTTTGTTTTATTAGCAATGATTTTAAAAAGTTCCATTACAACTATATTAATAACTTTAATGTTGTCAGCTACATTTATTTCTAATTTGCCTTATCAATTTTTAGAGAGCAATGAAAAAATTAGTAATATAGCATTTAACTCAAGTGTAGGAACACCCTATGTTGCAAAAACACAGGATGTTTATAAAGCTTTTGATTTACAACAAAGTATTAATAAAGGACACATAAAATATCCAAACTTATCCAAATATATTAATGATTACTATGTTAATGAAAAATTAAGAAAAGATCAGTTTTCTTCTAATGCAAATATTAATCTAAGATACAATTTATGAAACTCATTAGGATTAATAAAAAATGAACCAAAAAAAGTTACTGCTAATAATTTAAAAGTAAAAGCTGTTCCAAGGCAAGGAGTTAACTCTGAAATTGCAGTGGGGACAGCTGTTGATTTAAACCTTACATTTAGTTATACTTTTATTTCATCTGAAGAATTAAAGAAATTGATTGATCAAGAAATAGACTCAACTAAAATTAAAATACTAAAAGAGCTATTAGAATTTTCTGAATCTATAACTGAATTTTATACAAGTGCTTATGAATTTCAAAATGAAACTAAAGACTTTTATGGTGATATGATCAAACTTGATGAAGGTACAATTAAAGCAAAAGATGGAGTAATTGAAACAAATTATTTAGAAAGCAATTTAATTAATAGTTATAAATTATCTTTTACTGATGGGATAGAGGGAATTCAATTTGAAAAAAGTGATAGCTCTAGACAACTATTTGAAAATTTATTATATGAACCTTTATACTTATCCATAAGAGTTTTAGAAAATTACTTTATAAATTATACATCTGATTATGTAATTTACAAAAGCTATGAGGTTAATAAAGATAGCGATGAGTGAAAAAAATATATGAAATCAAGAACAAATTATAATATTTTTAGTATGTTTAACTTTATTGGTAGTACTATGTCAATTTATACATATTATTCGGGTGAATCTTACCAGGATATTTGATTTGAACCTAAGCAAAAATCTTTTATAGATTTAAAAAAACAAAATAATTTATTTCTAAGTTATCAAACTTATACATTTAAATTAAAAAATAATATTATTAATTATGATTCGTATAATAATTATATTAAACCTTACGTCTTTTTAATATTGCAATTAAGCATTTGTGCATTTAATTTTTTTATTGGAATTTACTTATTTAGTAGAAGGGATTTAATTTAATGAATGAAAATCTAATAGAATTTAGCGAATTTTTCAAAAAGTTTAGCAAAACAGAAATTGGTAATTTATCTTTTAAAATTAAACCAAGCAGAGTAACTGCAGTTATCGGTAGAAGCGGTAGTGGTAAGTCTGTAATATTGAATTCTTTAATAGGAGCAATTAAAAAATATAAAGGTAATATTTCTATTAATAATAATAATAGAAAAAAAATGGATAGTTATAAAGAAAACTCACTAATAGGTTTTTATACTCAAATGGACTTTTCACTTTATGATATTTCCGCTTTTAAGTTTTTGCAAATTATTTGTCCCTCATTTGGTATAAAGAAAAAGGAATTAAATGAAAAAATAGAATACTGAATGAGATTTTTTGATATATGAGAAAGCAAGGATAAAAAACTTAAAAACTATTCTTGGGGAATGAAAAATAGAATGAATTTAATTTTATGTTTCATTAAAGATCCCCAAATAGTTATTCTGGATGAACCAGGAGCAAATTTGGACTCAATTTGAAGAAATAAGGTTAAAAATTTATTAATTGAT
It encodes:
- a CDS encoding ABC transporter ATP-binding protein; this encodes MEDIIKFENYTKKFKKKVIGPLNCTIKKQRITALLGSSGSGKTVILNSLLGIIKDFKGNIEIDNISRKAWKYYLVNLKIGYYTQMDFSLYTVSAYKFLLDICIMMGLAKKISKEKIEHWMKYFDIWESREKSIRSFSWGMKNRMNLILCFIKDPEIIILDEPGANLDSYWRNKIKILLMDAKKDGKTVVITVHNIDEIADIIDDFIIIDNGENIFNGSAEDLNVYSKYKIFINEYFKEADFRDFLTNLNIKTFKYDPDENSLVVAIENFKQINYLFLYLIKNNLPLKNLVKLPVNMESIYKALENKNSIV
- a CDS encoding ABC transporter ATP-binding protein — its product is MNENLIEFSEFFKKFSKTEIGNLSFKIKPSRVTAVIGRSGSGKSVILNSLIGAIKKYKGNISINNNNRKKMDSYKENSLIGFYTQMDFSLYDISAFKFLQIICPSFGIKKKELNEKIEYWMRFFDIWESKDKKLKNYSWGMKNRMNLILCFIKDPQIVILDEPGANLDSIWRNKVKNLLIDFKREGKTVIITVHNIDEIADIIDDYLIIDSGKIVFQGSAEELNIYTKYKIFFFDNIDYKRMKLFLDKKNIRSFKYDFEEKSLVFATNNAKEINWIFLYLLKESIPIFNLIKLPINMDSIFKAIESK
- a CDS encoding ABC transporter permease, producing MNWKLLFIDKAILILSIFSIVMGLLVNAIFIIMKQNSDFVIFYNFYFLFFTGAFWIIIIMRLVFLFLYSKIDDKTIYIISVHQISRKKIFTSQWLAMIFFLLLLSMINFFTINIISLLINLNFNKLVFKVTLVHFIYSIFISICLINFFVLLAMILKSSITTILITLMLSATFISNLPYQFLESNEKISNIAFNSSVGTPYVAKTQDVYKAFDLQQSINKGHIKYPNLSKYINDYYVNEKLRKDQFSSNANINLRYNLWNSLGLIKNEPKKVTANNLKVKAVPRQGVNSEIAVGTAVDLNLTFSYTFISSEELKKLIDQEIDSTKIKILKELLEFSESITEFYTSAYEFQNETKDFYGDMIKLDEGTIKAKDGVIETNYLESNLINSYKLSFTDGIEGIQFEKSDSSRQLFENLLYEPLYLSIRVLENYFINYTSDYVIYKSYEVNKDSDEWKKYMKSRTNYNIFSMFNFIGSTMSIYTYYSGESYQDIWFEPKQKSFIDLKKQNNLFLSYQTYTFKLKNNIINYDSYNNYIKPYVFLILQLSICAFNFFIGIYLFSRRDLI
- a CDS encoding holo-ACP synthase; its protein translation is MAKIGIDIVENERISLNESFLKKFLHIDEISLLNNLESNDAKLQFASGRWAAKEALIKCLEKPLKISEINIIYNKNKPIIENKEFKNIELSISHEKKYSVAVALNL
- a CDS encoding lipoprotein — protein: MKKLLSLLGGVSLIATSAITVAACGETTPPIIVEDISGVINDLKVETNEIFKKHLETNVYKNLIGLEETEKGNGNWMWNDRNFIWITDNHGISPKWNKTNYNINNSIILFDLDYINLYIDLAQITMGTKTLDEKHFIKFSK